In Mycetocola spongiae, the genomic stretch CGGGTGGCCGGCAGCGAGGTCTCCCAGGCCACCCTGCACAACCAGGATGTTGTGAAGGCCAAGGGGGTGCTGATCGGCGATATGGTGGTGCTGCGTAAGGCCGGAGACGTCATCCCCGAGGTGCTGGGCCCGGTGGTGGAGCTGCGGGATGGCTCCGAACGCGAGTTCATCATGCCCACAAACTGCCCCGAATGTGGCACGCCCCTGCGGGCCATGAAGGAGGGCGATATCGATCTGCGCTGCCCCAATGCCCGCTCCTGCCCCGCGCAGGTGCGCGGTCGGGTGGAGCATATTGGTTCGCGCGGGGCCCTCGATGTGGAGGCCCTCGGCGAGGTGGCCGCGGCCGCCCTGACCCAGCCGATCGAGCCGGCCCGGCCGCCCCTCGAAACCGAGGCGGGGCTGTTTTCGCTCACGCTGGAGGATCTTTTCCCCGTGGTCGTGGAGGTGCGCGATGGCGAGACCGGCGAGCCCCGGATCGACGAAAAAACGGGCCTCCCCAAGCGCCTGAGCCCGTTTAAGCGCAAACGGATTCGCACGGGCGCGCGCCGCGATCCCGAGTTTGATCCGGCCGGCGAGTTTTTTGGTGACGAGGATTTTGTGCCCTCCAAGCCCGCCACCGAACTGCTGCGCAACCTCGAGATCGCCAAGACCAAGCCGCTGTGGCGGCTCCTGGTCTCGCTGAATATTCGACACGTGGGCCCCGTGGCAGCGCGTGCCCTGGCCGATTATTTTGGTTCGCTCGATAACGTGCGCGCGGCCACCCGCGAGGAACTGGCCGAGGTGGAGGGGGTGGGCCCCACCATTGCCGATTCCCTAATTGAGTGGTTCCCGGTGGACTGGCACGAGGACATCATCCGGGCCTGGAGCGAGGCCGGGGTGCTCTGGAGTACCCCCGGCCACCCGGGCCCGGGTGCCGCGGCCGCCGCCGGGGGAGTGCTCAGCGGGCTCACGATTGTGGCCACGGGCAGCCTCGAGGGCTTTACGCGCGAGGGCGCGCAGGAGGCGATCATTTCCGCGGGCGGAAAATCGGCGTCGAGCGTGTCCAAAAAAACCGATTTTGTGGCGGCCGGGCCGGGGGCGGGTTCCAAGCTGGCCAAGGCCGAGGCGCTGGGCCTGCGGGTATTGGATGCCGCCCAGTTTGCGCGGCTCGTTGCGGAGGGTCCCGGGTTTTTGGCCGAGGCCGAGGCCGAACCCTCCGCGGCCGAATAGCGTTTTCCCGCGCCGGGTCGCCCGAGGGGTGACCCGGCGCGGGGCGCGTGCCCGGTATGGCCTCCGTGGGTGCCGGCACCCGCACCCCGGCCACCCCGGCCCCGTATTATCCCTGGCGCGCC encodes the following:
- the ligA gene encoding NAD-dependent DNA ligase LigA, yielding MDASRPTAQLPEEELTQAQASAEVEALTIAILDLREAYYGGQAALASDAEYDALQRRLELIEHRFPELQSQDSPTLTVGAAARSTLFDPVTHAERMLSLDNVFSEEELREWAEKTTRLAGRPVRFLTELKIDGLAINLRYEHGRLITAATRGDGVVGEDVTSNVHLIPAIPQRLRGTDLPALVEVRGEIFFPVASFDQINATQQAVGEKVFANARNAASGSLRQKPDNKTPAQLAAMTARLGKLEMLVHGIGAWPNPPVETQSEVYDVLSGWGLPTSPYFKVFSSIDDVVAFIRYYGEHRGSVSHEIDGIVIKVDDLELHAELGATSRAPRWATAFKYPPEQVNTRLLDIVVSVGRTGRATPYAVMEKVRVAGSEVSQATLHNQDVVKAKGVLIGDMVVLRKAGDVIPEVLGPVVELRDGSEREFIMPTNCPECGTPLRAMKEGDIDLRCPNARSCPAQVRGRVEHIGSRGALDVEALGEVAAAALTQPIEPARPPLETEAGLFSLTLEDLFPVVVEVRDGETGEPRIDEKTGLPKRLSPFKRKRIRTGARRDPEFDPAGEFFGDEDFVPSKPATELLRNLEIAKTKPLWRLLVSLNIRHVGPVAARALADYFGSLDNVRAATREELAEVEGVGPTIADSLIEWFPVDWHEDIIRAWSEAGVLWSTPGHPGPGAAAAAGGVLSGLTIVATGSLEGFTREGAQEAIISAGGKSASSVSKKTDFVAAGPGAGSKLAKAEALGLRVLDAAQFARLVAEGPGFLAEAEAEPSAAE